A genomic region of Bosea sp. 124 contains the following coding sequences:
- a CDS encoding ABC transporter ATP-binding protein: MAAAQRETPTLFLSQVERHYPQTDAPLEILRKADFALWPGELVALVAPSGTGKSTLLHVAGLLERPDGGEVFVGGLPTTKLDDKGRTRLRRTEIGFVYQFHHLLPEFTALENVVLPQRIRGLDRELAEERAAELLTFLGLGERLDHLPGELSGGEQQRVAIGRAVANTPRLLLADEPTGNLDPHTSLHVFSTLVALARASGLAALIATHNLDLARRMDRQVTIRDGHVVPL, translated from the coding sequence ATGGCCGCCGCGCAACGCGAGACCCCGACGCTCTTCCTTTCCCAGGTCGAGCGCCACTATCCCCAGACCGACGCGCCGCTTGAGATTCTGCGCAAGGCGGATTTCGCGCTCTGGCCCGGCGAGCTCGTCGCGCTCGTCGCCCCGTCCGGCACCGGCAAGTCGACGCTGCTGCATGTCGCCGGCCTGCTGGAGCGGCCCGATGGCGGCGAGGTCTTCGTCGGTGGCCTGCCGACGACCAAGCTCGACGACAAGGGCCGCACGCGCCTGCGCCGCACCGAGATCGGCTTCGTCTACCAGTTCCATCACCTGCTGCCCGAGTTCACGGCGCTGGAGAACGTCGTGCTGCCGCAGCGCATCCGCGGCCTTGACCGGGAATTGGCGGAGGAGAGGGCGGCCGAACTCCTGACCTTCCTTGGCCTTGGCGAGCGGCTCGACCACCTGCCGGGCGAGCTCTCGGGCGGCGAACAGCAGCGCGTCGCCATCGGCCGTGCCGTCGCCAACACGCCGCGCCTGCTGCTGGCCGACGAGCCGACGGGCAATCTCGATCCGCACACCTCGCTTCACGTCTTCTCGACGCTGGTCGCGCTGGCGCGGGCCTCGGGACTGGCCGCCCTGATCGCGACCCATAACCTCGATCTCGCACGTCGCATGGACCGTCAGGTGACGATCCGCGACGGGCATGTCGTGCCGCTGTAG
- a CDS encoding lipoprotein-releasing ABC transporter permease subunit — protein sequence MSGAAETDTRNEAPTGTKPFAGFEWLLAGRYLRTRRREGFVSVIAGFSFLGILLGVATLIIVMSVMNGFRKELLEKIVGVNGHIFATPIDRPLDDYDVVSMRLKAIPGIRLAIPLVEGQALASSQTGNGGVLVRGIREADIKAIPFVGGNIRRGTLDGFDGAGGVAIGKRLADSLGLQVGDSINIISPKGASTPFGTAPRIKAYPIQAVFEIGMTEFDASFVFMPLTEAQAYFNREGDVNVIEIFVDDPDWTQGVRDAIEANAPRPLVLSDWRQRNRSFFNALEVERNVMFIILTLIVLVAALNIVSGLIMLVKDKTADIAIMRTMGATRGTVLRVFLITGAAIGVFGTLAGLALGVVFARNIKAIMAALNWITGANLWDPTVRFLSDIPSVIDWSEVASVVMMALVLSLLATLYPAWKAARLDPVQALRMG from the coding sequence GTGAGCGGCGCGGCAGAAACCGACACCCGAAACGAGGCCCCGACCGGCACGAAGCCCTTCGCCGGCTTCGAATGGCTGCTGGCCGGGCGCTATCTGCGCACGCGTCGGCGCGAGGGCTTCGTCTCGGTCATTGCCGGCTTCTCGTTTCTCGGCATCCTGCTCGGCGTTGCCACGCTCATCATCGTGATGTCGGTGATGAACGGCTTCCGAAAGGAACTGCTGGAGAAGATCGTCGGCGTGAACGGCCACATCTTCGCGACGCCGATCGATCGCCCGCTCGACGATTACGACGTCGTCTCGATGCGCCTGAAGGCGATCCCTGGCATCAGGCTCGCCATCCCGCTGGTGGAAGGGCAGGCGCTGGCGTCCTCGCAGACCGGCAATGGCGGTGTACTGGTCCGCGGCATCCGCGAGGCCGACATCAAGGCGATCCCCTTCGTCGGCGGCAATATCCGGCGCGGCACGCTCGATGGTTTCGACGGCGCCGGCGGCGTCGCCATCGGCAAGCGGCTGGCCGATTCGCTCGGCCTTCAGGTCGGCGATTCGATCAATATCATCTCGCCGAAGGGCGCCTCGACCCCCTTCGGCACGGCGCCGCGCATCAAGGCCTATCCGATCCAGGCGGTCTTCGAGATCGGCATGACCGAGTTCGACGCCTCCTTCGTCTTCATGCCGTTGACCGAGGCGCAGGCCTATTTCAACCGCGAAGGCGATGTGAACGTCATCGAGATCTTCGTCGACGACCCCGACTGGACACAAGGGGTGCGCGACGCGATCGAGGCCAACGCGCCGCGCCCGCTCGTGCTCTCGGACTGGCGCCAGCGCAACCGCAGCTTCTTCAATGCGCTGGAGGTCGAGCGCAACGTCATGTTCATCATCCTGACCCTGATCGTGCTGGTGGCGGCGCTCAACATCGTCTCCGGCCTGATCATGCTGGTGAAGGACAAGACCGCCGACATCGCGATCATGCGCACCATGGGCGCGACCCGCGGCACGGTGCTGCGCGTCTTCCTGATCACGGGCGCGGCGATCGGCGTCTTCGGGACGCTGGCCGGGCTCGCGCTCGGCGTCGTCTTTGCCAGGAACATCAAGGCGATCATGGCCGCATTGAACTGGATCACGGGCGCCAATCTCTGGGACCCCACCGTGCGCTTCCTCAGCGACATTCCCTCGGTCATCGACTGGAGCGAGGTTGCGAGCGTCGTGATGATGGCTCTCGTCCTGTCGCTGCTGGCGACCCTCTACCCGGCCTGGAAGGCGGCGCGGCTCGACCCCGTCCAGGCACTGAGGATGGGGTGA
- the proS gene encoding proline--tRNA ligase, whose product MRLSRYFLPILRDTPKEAEIVSHRLMLRAGMIRQQSAGIYSWLPLGLRVLNKISAVVREEQDRSGAIEILMPTVQSADLWRESGRYDAYGKEMLRIKDRHDREMLYGPTNEEMVTDIFRSYVKSYKDLPLNLYHIQWKFRDEVRPRFGVMRGREFLMKDAYSFDIDQDSARHAYNRMFTAYLRTFARLGLKAIPMRADTGPIGGDLSHEFIVLASTGESEVFCHKDYLDFETPAVDTDFDSVEGLKGIVDKWTSLYAATEEMHETAAYEAIPADKQLSARGIEVGHIFYFGTKYSEPMGATVQGPDGQNVPVHMGSYGIGPSRLVAALIEAGHDDSGIVWPDEIAPFDIAVLNLKTGDAATDGACEQLYEALLAKGYDALYDDTNERPGGKFATADLIGVPWQIIVGPKGLAEGKVEIKRRAGGERELVSLEAALDRFKGKAA is encoded by the coding sequence ATGCGCCTCTCCCGCTATTTCCTGCCGATCCTGCGCGACACGCCGAAGGAAGCCGAGATCGTCTCGCACCGGCTGATGCTGCGCGCCGGCATGATCCGCCAGCAATCGGCCGGCATCTACTCCTGGCTCCCGCTCGGCCTGCGCGTGCTCAACAAGATCAGCGCCGTCGTCCGCGAGGAGCAGGATCGCTCGGGCGCGATCGAAATCCTGATGCCGACGGTGCAGTCTGCCGATCTCTGGCGCGAGAGCGGGCGCTATGACGCCTATGGCAAGGAGATGCTGCGCATCAAGGACCGGCACGACCGCGAGATGCTCTACGGCCCGACGAATGAGGAGATGGTCACCGACATCTTCCGGTCCTACGTCAAGTCCTACAAGGACCTGCCGCTGAACCTCTACCACATCCAGTGGAAGTTCCGCGACGAGGTCCGCCCGCGCTTCGGCGTGATGCGCGGCCGCGAATTCCTGATGAAGGACGCCTATTCCTTCGATATCGACCAGGACTCCGCCCGTCACGCCTATAACCGCATGTTCACGGCCTATCTGCGCACCTTTGCCCGGCTCGGCCTGAAGGCGATCCCGATGCGGGCCGATACCGGCCCGATCGGCGGCGACCTCAGCCACGAATTCATCGTGCTTGCCTCGACCGGTGAGAGCGAGGTGTTCTGCCACAAGGATTATCTCGACTTCGAAACTCCCGCAGTCGACACCGATTTCGACAGCGTCGAGGGCCTGAAGGGCATCGTCGACAAGTGGACGAGCCTCTATGCGGCGACCGAGGAGATGCACGAGACGGCGGCCTATGAGGCCATTCCGGCCGACAAGCAGCTCTCGGCCCGCGGCATCGAGGTCGGCCACATCTTCTATTTCGGCACGAAGTACTCCGAGCCGATGGGCGCGACCGTCCAGGGCCCCGATGGCCAGAACGTTCCCGTCCATATGGGCTCCTACGGCATCGGCCCGAGCCGCCTCGTCGCGGCCCTGATCGAGGCCGGGCATGACGATTCCGGCATCGTCTGGCCGGACGAGATCGCGCCCTTCGACATCGCCGTACTCAACCTCAAGACCGGGGATGCCGCGACCGACGGCGCCTGCGAGCAGCTCTACGAGGCGCTGCTCGCGAAGGGCTACGACGCGCTCTACGACGATACGAATGAGCGCCCTGGCGGAAAATTCGCCACCGCCGACCTGATCGGCGTGCCCTGGCAGATCATCGTCGGCCCCAAGGGGCTGGCCGAAGGCAAGGTCGAGATCAAGCGCCGCGCCGGCGGTGAGCGCGAGCTGGTTTCGCTCGAGGCTGCGCTCGACAGGTTCAAGGGCAAGGCGGCGTGA
- the coaD gene encoding pantetheine-phosphate adenylyltransferase has product MTRTAFYTGSFDPVTNGHADVIAGAARLCDRLVLAIGVHPGKTPLLSAEHRAELLRAVATPLLVATGASLDVVTFDDLAVDAARRAGATIIVRGLRDGSDLDYEMQMAGMNAVMAPELQTVFLPASPAVRHITATLVRQIAAMGGDVAPFVPAAVLQALKDRFAQR; this is encoded by the coding sequence ATGACACGCACCGCCTTCTACACCGGCTCCTTCGACCCCGTCACCAACGGCCATGCCGACGTCATCGCCGGGGCTGCCCGGCTTTGCGACCGCCTTGTGCTGGCGATCGGCGTCCACCCCGGCAAGACGCCGCTGCTGAGCGCCGAGCACCGTGCCGAACTCCTGCGCGCGGTCGCGACGCCGCTGCTGGTGGCGACGGGGGCTAGCCTCGACGTCGTGACCTTCGACGATCTCGCGGTCGATGCGGCGCGCCGCGCCGGCGCCACGATCATCGTCCGCGGCCTGCGCGACGGCTCCGACCTCGACTACGAGATGCAGATGGCCGGTATGAACGCGGTCATGGCGCCCGAGCTGCAGACGGTCTTCCTGCCGGCATCGCCGGCGGTGCGCCATATCACCGCGACGCTGGTCCGGCAGATTGCGGCGATGGGGGGCGATGTCGCGCCCTTCGTTCCCGCGGCGGTGCTCCAGGCGCTGAAGGATCGCTTCGCGCAGCGCTGA
- a CDS encoding methyl-accepting chemotaxis protein — translation MLSLRVRLPAAMLGLACLAVLAVGLSAYRAVTVWAEDAVEERLSVLAEGRARALERRWQRLGAELSVQARSAYLVSSLDEIRGWMELPEERARIVAHFQGDGLPDRDERMQRTGAGQSHGYLQRHAAIHDTYLAALQQFDYADIYLVSPRGRVVYSVTKGPEFGRLLSDPDLAETGLAKVVAAAATAADEPSMRDLAPYDVIGGEPRAFLAQRFRNPASGELVGTMVISISPAFIDNTLASIAGASLDIMTYVVGADGFMRSDPAARRAGTAPAGTLDRNRLTQTGGSLLRLASREGEPLVVIGREFQVGQGTWLLWLAEPERVAFAVVDKMDRAIVIGGLSVLGPLLLVALLLGLSVARPIGGLAEALAGIAAGRTDQRIPGEKRRDEIGEIARSVRQIRENLLQDEAARLGEREEREKEAGVQRMTLLADLASDLERSVLGVTAAVSASAEQLNVTAHELSGGARQTLANAGTVHGATSRAVASIRSIEGAARELRHAIDQLDGDVQSSDRSARSAKEHADQMGGVVDQLAAGAARVSDVIGLISDIAAQTNLLALNATIEAARAGEAGRGFAVVASEVKGLSGQTARAIDDISRQIATMNEATTATVEAITGIRDMIGGLSEAVRRSAETMRRQHGVTHAIVEDVGMATSEFSRIGEATSLVSAASQQTSDAAAAVSRASGELTELAHSLKSRVAEFIVQIRAA, via the coding sequence TTGCTCAGCCTCAGGGTCAGACTTCCTGCCGCCATGCTCGGGCTGGCGTGCCTGGCCGTGCTCGCGGTCGGGCTGTCCGCCTATCGCGCGGTGACGGTCTGGGCCGAGGATGCCGTCGAGGAGCGACTCAGTGTTCTCGCGGAGGGGCGTGCCAGGGCGCTGGAGCGCCGCTGGCAGCGTCTGGGCGCAGAGCTCTCCGTTCAAGCGCGCAGCGCTTATCTCGTGTCCTCTCTCGACGAGATCAGGGGGTGGATGGAGCTGCCCGAGGAGCGCGCGAGGATCGTGGCGCATTTCCAGGGTGATGGGCTGCCCGATCGCGACGAGCGCATGCAGCGCACCGGCGCCGGGCAGAGCCACGGCTATCTGCAGCGGCACGCGGCGATCCACGATACCTATCTCGCCGCGCTTCAGCAGTTCGACTATGCCGACATCTACCTCGTCTCGCCGAGGGGGCGGGTGGTCTACAGCGTCACCAAGGGGCCGGAATTCGGGCGCCTGCTGAGTGATCCGGATCTGGCGGAGACGGGCCTTGCAAAGGTCGTCGCCGCCGCTGCGACGGCCGCTGACGAGCCCTCCATGCGCGATCTGGCGCCCTATGACGTGATCGGCGGCGAGCCCCGTGCCTTTCTGGCGCAGCGCTTCCGCAATCCGGCCTCCGGAGAGCTGGTCGGGACGATGGTGATCTCGATCAGCCCGGCCTTCATCGACAATACGCTGGCCTCGATTGCGGGCGCCTCCTTGGACATCATGACGTATGTCGTCGGCGCGGATGGATTCATGCGCTCCGATCCGGCGGCGCGCCGCGCCGGCACTGCGCCGGCCGGGACACTCGACCGGAACCGGCTGACGCAGACCGGCGGTTCGCTGTTGAGATTGGCCAGTCGCGAGGGCGAGCCGCTCGTCGTCATCGGCCGCGAATTTCAGGTCGGGCAGGGCACCTGGCTGCTCTGGCTCGCTGAGCCGGAGCGCGTCGCCTTCGCTGTGGTCGACAAGATGGACCGGGCAATCGTGATCGGCGGGCTCAGCGTCCTCGGTCCGCTCTTGCTGGTCGCGCTCCTGCTCGGCCTGTCCGTGGCGCGGCCGATCGGCGGTCTGGCCGAGGCGCTCGCCGGCATCGCCGCGGGCCGCACAGACCAACGCATCCCGGGCGAGAAGCGGCGAGACGAGATCGGCGAGATTGCGCGATCGGTCCGCCAGATCCGCGAAAACCTGCTGCAGGACGAGGCCGCTCGCCTGGGTGAGCGCGAGGAGCGCGAGAAGGAGGCGGGCGTCCAGCGCATGACGCTGCTCGCCGATCTCGCCAGCGACCTCGAACGCTCCGTGCTCGGCGTGACCGCCGCCGTATCGGCATCGGCCGAACAGCTCAACGTCACGGCCCATGAGCTTTCGGGCGGCGCGCGGCAGACCCTGGCGAATGCCGGGACCGTCCATGGCGCGACCTCGCGTGCGGTCGCCAGCATCCGCTCGATCGAGGGCGCCGCACGGGAACTGCGGCACGCCATCGACCAGCTCGACGGCGACGTCCAGTCGTCCGACCGATCGGCTCGCTCGGCCAAGGAGCATGCCGACCAGATGGGCGGCGTCGTCGATCAGCTCGCCGCCGGCGCGGCGCGCGTCTCCGATGTCATTGGCCTCATCTCCGACATCGCGGCCCAGACCAATCTGCTCGCCCTCAACGCCACCATCGAGGCGGCGCGCGCCGGAGAGGCCGGGCGCGGCTTCGCCGTGGTCGCTTCCGAGGTGAAGGGCCTGTCGGGACAGACAGCGCGGGCGATCGACGACATCTCGCGCCAGATCGCGACGATGAACGAGGCTACGACCGCGACGGTCGAGGCGATCACCGGCATCCGCGACATGATCGGCGGCCTGAGCGAGGCGGTCAGGCGCTCGGCCGAGACGATGCGGCGCCAGCACGGCGTCACTCACGCGATCGTCGAGGATGTCGGCATGGCGACGAGCGAGTTCAGTCGCATCGGCGAGGCGACGAGCCTTGTCTCCGCCGCCTCGCAGCAAACCTCGGACGCAGCCGCCGCGGTGTCGCGCGCCTCCGGCGAACTGACGGAACTCGCCCACTCGCTGAAATCGCGCGTCGCGGAATTCATCGTGCAAATCCGTGCCGCATGA
- a CDS encoding ABC-F family ATP-binding cassette domain-containing protein, whose protein sequence is MLTINDITYRLGERLLLDHASASLPDGSRVGLVGRNGTGKTTLFRMITGELSPEGGTISLPKGRRIGGVAQEAPGGPESLIEVVLAADTERAALMAESETATDPHRIAEIETRLADINAHSAPARAATVLHGLGFNEEAQQRPCSDFSGGWRMRVALAAVLFSEPDLLLLDEPTNYLDLEGTLWLYDYLERYPHTVLVVSHDRELLDTCVDHILHLDQGKLTIYRGGYTSFVKQRAEKQMQLSKAKEKQDAERKHLQAFVDRFKAKASKARQAQSRVKRLEKMESIASIVDRDVQPFSLPGPERPLAPPMIVLNDASAGYGERKVLSKLNLTLLPDDRIALLGSNGNGKSTFCKLIGGRLAPLSGEMRSSSKLETAYFAQHQLDELRMEDTPVGHLRDLMPDAPEAKVRSKAAQIGFPAQKAETPVKNLSGGEKARLMLGLAAFGGPHLLILDEPTNHLDIDSRTALVNAINDYPGAVILVSHDRFLIESCADRLWIVGDGTVKNFDGDMEDYRSLVLGGAKAARREKATPDAAAANGKAEERKGAAVKRVAQGPLRQKLNLAEAKIAKLTGLIEKVDGVLGNGSAFARDPNKARELSKQRAVLAKTLEAAEEEWLELSAELESA, encoded by the coding sequence ATGCTCACCATCAACGATATCACCTACCGTCTCGGCGAGAGATTGCTGCTCGACCATGCCAGCGCCTCGCTGCCGGATGGCTCGCGCGTGGGCCTCGTTGGCCGCAACGGCACCGGCAAGACCACCCTGTTCCGGATGATCACCGGCGAGCTCTCGCCGGAGGGCGGGACGATCAGCCTGCCCAAGGGCCGCCGGATAGGCGGCGTCGCCCAGGAAGCGCCGGGCGGACCTGAATCGCTGATCGAGGTCGTGCTCGCCGCCGACACCGAGCGCGCCGCGCTGATGGCGGAATCGGAGACCGCGACCGATCCGCACCGCATCGCCGAGATCGAGACGCGGCTGGCCGACATCAATGCCCACTCGGCCCCGGCGCGGGCAGCCACGGTGCTGCACGGCCTCGGCTTCAACGAAGAGGCCCAGCAGCGGCCCTGCTCCGATTTTTCCGGCGGCTGGCGCATGCGCGTCGCGCTGGCGGCCGTTCTGTTCTCCGAGCCCGATCTGCTGCTGCTCGACGAACCGACCAATTATCTCGACCTCGAAGGCACGCTCTGGCTCTACGACTATCTCGAGCGCTACCCGCACACTGTCCTCGTCGTCAGCCATGACCGCGAACTGCTCGACACCTGCGTCGACCACATCCTGCATCTCGATCAGGGCAAGCTGACGATCTATCGCGGCGGCTACACCTCTTTCGTCAAGCAGCGCGCCGAGAAGCAGATGCAGCTCTCCAAGGCCAAGGAGAAGCAGGACGCCGAGCGCAAGCATCTTCAGGCCTTCGTCGACCGCTTCAAGGCCAAGGCCTCGAAGGCGCGCCAGGCCCAGTCGCGCGTCAAGCGGCTCGAAAAGATGGAATCGATCGCGAGCATCGTCGACCGCGACGTCCAACCGTTCAGCCTGCCTGGTCCCGAGCGCCCGCTGGCGCCGCCGATGATCGTGCTGAACGACGCCAGCGCAGGCTATGGCGAGCGCAAGGTGCTCTCCAAGCTGAACCTGACACTGCTGCCGGACGACCGCATCGCGCTGCTCGGCTCGAACGGCAACGGCAAGTCGACCTTCTGCAAGCTGATCGGCGGCAGGCTCGCGCCGCTGTCGGGCGAGATGCGCAGTTCGTCCAAGCTGGAGACGGCGTATTTCGCCCAGCACCAGCTCGACGAGTTGCGGATGGAGGACACGCCGGTCGGCCATCTGCGCGACCTGATGCCCGACGCGCCCGAGGCCAAGGTCCGCTCCAAGGCGGCGCAGATCGGCTTTCCGGCGCAAAAGGCCGAGACGCCGGTCAAGAACCTGTCGGGCGGCGAGAAGGCCCGGCTGATGCTCGGGCTGGCAGCCTTCGGCGGCCCTCACCTGCTCATCCTCGACGAGCCGACGAACCATCTCGACATCGACAGCCGCACCGCATTGGTCAACGCGATCAACGATTATCCGGGCGCCGTCATCCTCGTCAGCCATGACCGCTTCCTGATCGAATCCTGTGCCGACCGGCTCTGGATCGTCGGCGACGGCACGGTCAAGAATTTCGACGGCGACATGGAGGATTATCGCAGCCTCGTGCTCGGCGGCGCCAAGGCGGCCAGGCGCGAGAAGGCCACTCCGGACGCCGCGGCCGCCAACGGCAAGGCTGAGGAGCGCAAGGGCGCAGCGGTGAAACGCGTGGCGCAAGGCCCGCTGCGGCAGAAGCTCAACCTCGCGGAGGCCAAGATCGCCAAACTGACCGGGCTGATCGAGAAGGTCGACGGCGTGCTCGGCAACGGCTCGGCCTTCGCCCGCGACCCGAACAAGGCGCGCGAGTTGTCGAAGCAGCGCGCGGTTCTGGCGAAGACGCTGGAGGCCGCGGAGGAAGAGTGGCTGGAGTTGAGCGCGGAGCTGGAGAGCGCCTGA
- a CDS encoding DNA polymerase III subunit chi produces MAEILFFHLQSRPLEQVLPTILDRALSRGQRVVVELSSQERLSAVDDHLWTYSDESFLPHVTAMEADAASNPVVLTTHAHNPNAAQVRICAEGVRIPDAMQDYERVVLIFDGDDPDALTAAREDWKKARASGLAASYWQQDETGRWEKKA; encoded by the coding sequence ATGGCCGAGATCCTGTTCTTCCACCTTCAGTCGCGCCCGCTCGAACAGGTGCTGCCGACGATCCTCGACCGCGCCTTGTCGCGCGGCCAGAGGGTGGTGGTCGAGCTGTCGAGCCAGGAGCGGCTGAGCGCGGTCGACGACCATCTCTGGACCTATTCGGACGAAAGCTTCCTGCCCCATGTCACGGCGATGGAGGCCGATGCCGCGAGCAACCCGGTGGTGCTGACGACGCATGCGCACAACCCCAACGCTGCCCAGGTTCGCATCTGCGCCGAAGGTGTTCGCATTCCCGACGCAATGCAGGACTACGAGCGCGTTGTTCTGATATTCGATGGTGACGATCCCGACGCGCTGACCGCGGCGCGCGAGGATTGGAAGAAGGCCAGGGCCTCGGGTCTCGCCGCCAGCTACTGGCAGCAGGACGAGACCGGCCGCTGGGAGAAAAAAGCGTGA
- a CDS encoding leucyl aminopeptidase, translating to MSQRLKLEIKALNAIGGQDLVILVSDTLTPPKAAEEWLGEGAHALLARAAAAERFKGKALAGLTLLAPDGAGYERLIAVGVGPEAERGTLDFAKLGGAIAGRLGHGRSVDVILALPEGPLGAEHAAEIALGMRLRSYVFDQYKTKSKKPEEAEPIAVTLRAGDPSLVKKALKARDAVAAGVELARNLVNEPPNVLYPEEFADRAAKLEKLGVEVEVLDEKQLRKIGMRALLAVGQGSRRESRVAIMRWNGAKSSVQPIAFVGKGVTFDTGGISLKPGAGMEDMKGDMAGAACVTGLMHALAARKAKVNAIGIIGLVENMPDGNAQRPGDIVTSLSGQTIEIINTDAEGRLVLADVLWYTQEQFKPQFMINLATLTGAILVALAQEYAGLFSNSDELSERLSAAGKATGETVWRMPLGKAYDKMIDSKFADMKNAAGRHGGSITAAQFLQRHVNDCPWVHLDIAGTGMSSPNSETNRSWGSGWGVRLLDRLVAEHYES from the coding sequence ACCTCGTCATTCTCGTCTCCGACACGCTCACGCCGCCGAAAGCCGCCGAGGAATGGCTGGGAGAGGGCGCCCATGCCCTGCTCGCGCGCGCCGCCGCCGCCGAACGCTTCAAGGGCAAGGCACTCGCCGGGCTGACGCTGCTGGCTCCGGACGGTGCCGGCTATGAGCGCCTGATCGCGGTCGGCGTCGGTCCCGAGGCCGAGCGCGGCACGCTCGATTTCGCCAAGCTCGGCGGTGCCATTGCCGGCCGCCTCGGTCATGGCCGCAGCGTCGATGTGATTCTGGCGTTGCCGGAAGGGCCGCTCGGTGCCGAGCATGCAGCGGAGATCGCACTCGGGATGCGGCTGCGCTCCTATGTCTTCGACCAGTACAAGACGAAGAGCAAAAAGCCGGAGGAAGCCGAGCCGATCGCGGTGACGCTGCGCGCCGGCGACCCCTCGCTGGTGAAGAAGGCGCTGAAGGCGCGCGACGCGGTCGCGGCCGGTGTCGAACTCGCGCGCAATCTCGTCAACGAGCCGCCGAACGTCCTCTATCCGGAGGAGTTCGCCGACCGGGCCGCCAAGCTCGAGAAGCTCGGCGTCGAGGTCGAGGTCCTCGACGAGAAGCAACTCCGCAAGATCGGCATGCGCGCGCTTCTGGCCGTCGGCCAGGGCTCGCGGCGCGAAAGCCGCGTCGCGATCATGCGCTGGAACGGCGCCAAGAGCAGCGTCCAGCCGATCGCCTTCGTCGGCAAGGGAGTGACCTTCGACACCGGCGGCATCTCGCTGAAGCCCGGTGCCGGCATGGAGGACATGAAGGGCGACATGGCTGGCGCGGCCTGCGTCACCGGCCTGATGCATGCGCTCGCGGCCCGCAAGGCCAAGGTCAACGCCATCGGTATCATCGGCCTCGTCGAGAACATGCCCGACGGCAACGCCCAGCGCCCGGGCGATATCGTCACTTCGCTTTCGGGCCAGACCATCGAGATCATCAACACCGACGCGGAAGGGCGGCTCGTTCTGGCCGATGTGCTCTGGTACACGCAGGAGCAGTTCAAGCCGCAGTTCATGATCAACCTGGCGACGCTGACCGGCGCGATCCTGGTCGCGCTGGCGCAGGAGTATGCCGGGCTGTTCTCCAACAGCGACGAACTCAGCGAGCGGCTCTCGGCGGCTGGCAAAGCCACGGGCGAAACCGTGTGGCGCATGCCGCTCGGCAAGGCCTACGACAAGATGATCGATTCGAAGTTTGCCGACATGAAGAACGCCGCCGGCCGCCATGGCGGATCGATCACCGCCGCCCAGTTCCTGCAGCGCCATGTCAACGACTGCCCCTGGGTGCATCTCGACATCGCCGGCACCGGCATGAGCTCGCCGAACTCCGAAACCAATCGGTCCTGGGGCTCGGGCTGGGGCGTGCGCCTGCTCGACCGGCTGGTCGCCGAGCATTACGAGAGCTGA